A window of Prolixibacter sp. SD074 contains these coding sequences:
- the nikR gene encoding nickel-responsive transcriptional regulator NikR: MTVSRFGISIEQELLDSLDEYVKENQFSNRSQAIRHLISKNMVEHKWQCNNQVAGAVTLIYDPHKRELLNQLSALQENHFDEILSTQRFMLEKDKCLEIIAVKGIAKRLTELSDKLISIKGMQHGKLTMTRAD, encoded by the coding sequence ATGACTGTCTCGCGTTTTGGCATATCCATAGAACAGGAACTGCTCGATTCACTTGATGAATACGTGAAAGAGAACCAGTTCTCGAACCGTTCACAAGCCATCCGCCATTTGATCAGCAAAAACATGGTGGAACACAAATGGCAGTGCAATAACCAGGTGGCAGGTGCAGTTACCCTGATTTATGATCCGCATAAGCGCGAATTATTGAACCAGTTATCGGCTTTGCAGGAAAACCACTTCGACGAAATCCTGTCGACCCAACGCTTTATGCTGGAAAAGGATAAATGTTTGGAAATAATCGCCGTAAAAGGAATTGCTAAACGACTTACCGAGCTTTCAGATAAATTGATCAGCATAAAAGGAATGCAACATGG